The following are encoded in a window of Pseudomonas graminis genomic DNA:
- a CDS encoding ABC transporter ATP-binding protein, which yields MNQDNLVEIRDLSVEFVNGTNVQRVVEGISFDIRKGETLALVGESGSGKSVTAHSILRLLPYPLARHPSGTIRYAGDDLLKVSEKRLRGIRGNRIAMIFQEPMTSLNPLQSIEKQINEVLGLHKGLSGKAATRRTLELLELVGIPEPAKRLKALPHELSGGQRQRVMIAMALANEPELLIADEPTTALDVTVQLKILELLKELQARLGMALLLISHDLNVVRQIANRVCVMQRGCIVEQASCEELFRAPQHPYTRELLSAEPKGGPANNPPGAPMLEVEDLRVWFPIKKGVFKRTVDHVKAVDGIHFSLPKGQTLGIVGESGSGKSTLGLAILRLIRSEGAIRFHGHALDGLTQHQVRPLRRQMQVVFQDPFGSLSPRMSVCDIVGEGLRIHKMGTPVEQEAAVIEALKEVGLDPATRHRYPHEFSGGQRQRIAIARALVLKPALILLDEPTSALDRTVQRQVVELLRSLQTKYNLTYLFISHDLAVVKALSHQLMVVKQGQVVEQGVAEDIFAAPQHPYTQQLLEAAFLAPAAVD from the coding sequence ATGAATCAGGACAATCTGGTCGAAATCCGCGACCTCTCCGTCGAATTCGTGAACGGCACCAACGTCCAGCGGGTGGTCGAGGGCATCAGCTTCGACATCCGCAAGGGCGAAACCCTGGCGCTGGTCGGAGAAAGCGGATCGGGCAAGTCAGTCACCGCCCACTCGATCCTGCGGCTGCTGCCCTATCCCCTCGCGCGGCATCCGAGCGGGACGATTCGCTACGCCGGTGACGACCTGCTGAAAGTCAGTGAGAAGCGCCTGCGCGGTATTCGCGGCAATCGCATTGCGATGATCTTCCAGGAGCCGATGACCTCACTGAACCCGCTGCAGTCCATCGAAAAACAGATCAACGAAGTGCTCGGCCTGCACAAGGGCCTGTCCGGCAAAGCCGCGACGCGACGGACGCTGGAGCTGCTGGAACTGGTGGGCATTCCGGAACCGGCCAAGCGCTTGAAGGCCCTGCCCCATGAACTGTCCGGCGGCCAGCGGCAGCGGGTGATGATCGCGATGGCTCTGGCCAACGAGCCAGAGCTGTTGATCGCCGATGAACCCACCACTGCGCTGGACGTCACGGTGCAGCTGAAAATCCTCGAGCTGCTCAAGGAATTGCAGGCCCGGCTGGGCATGGCCTTGCTGCTGATCAGCCACGATTTGAACGTCGTCAGGCAAATTGCCAACCGAGTATGTGTCATGCAGCGCGGTTGCATCGTCGAACAGGCATCGTGCGAAGAGCTGTTCCGCGCGCCGCAGCATCCGTACACCCGGGAACTGCTTAGCGCAGAGCCCAAAGGCGGGCCGGCGAACAACCCGCCGGGCGCGCCGATGCTGGAAGTCGAGGACCTGCGGGTCTGGTTTCCGATCAAGAAAGGCGTGTTCAAGCGCACGGTCGATCACGTCAAGGCCGTCGACGGCATTCACTTCAGCCTGCCCAAAGGTCAGACGCTGGGGATTGTCGGCGAAAGCGGCTCGGGCAAATCGACGCTCGGCCTGGCCATCCTGCGGTTGATTCGCAGCGAAGGCGCGATACGCTTTCATGGCCACGCGCTGGACGGGCTCACACAGCACCAGGTCAGGCCGCTGCGCCGCCAGATGCAGGTGGTGTTTCAGGACCCGTTCGGCAGCCTGAGCCCGCGCATGTCGGTGTGTGACATCGTCGGCGAAGGCCTGCGGATCCACAAAATGGGCACGCCGGTCGAACAGGAAGCGGCGGTGATTGAAGCGCTCAAGGAAGTGGGTCTTGATCCGGCGACCCGGCACCGCTACCCCCATGAGTTTTCCGGGGGACAACGGCAAAGGATCGCCATTGCCCGGGCATTAGTGTTAAAACCGGCGCTGATTTTGCTGGACGAGCCGACTTCGGCCCTCGACCGCACCGTTCAGCGTCAAGTGGTGGAGCTGTTACGCTCCCTGCAAACGAAGTACAACCTGACGTATTTATTCATCAGCCATGATCTGGCGGTGGTCAAGGCGTTAAGCCACCAACTGATGGTGGTGAAGCAAGGCCAAGTGGTCGAACAGGGTGTGGCAGAAGACATCTTCGCCGCGCCGCAACATCCTTATACACAGCAGCTGCTGGAGGCCGCCTTCTTGGCGCCGGCAGCTGTCGATTAA
- a CDS encoding ABC transporter permease, whose translation MTLSPLNRRRFERFKANKRGWWSLWLFLILFGASLGAELIANDKPLAVRYDGEWYFPVFKRYAETTFGGEFPLEANYKSPYIKELLAAKDGWTLWAPIPFSYQSINYDLKVPAPAPPSRENLLGTDDQGRDVLARVIYGFRVSVLFALTLTILSSIIGVIAGALQGFYGGWVDLIGQRFLEIWSGLPVLYLLIILASFVQPNFWWLLGIMLLFSWMSLVDVVRAEFLRGRNLEYVRAARALGMENGAIMFRHILPNAMVSTMTFMPFILTGAIGTLTALDFLGFGLPAGSPSLGELVAQGKSNLQAPWLGISAFAVLAIMLSLLVFIGESARDAFDPRK comes from the coding sequence ATGACGCTGTCCCCTCTCAATCGACGCCGTTTCGAACGTTTCAAGGCCAACAAGCGTGGCTGGTGGTCGCTGTGGCTGTTTCTGATCCTGTTCGGCGCCAGCCTTGGCGCCGAGCTCATCGCCAACGACAAACCCCTGGCCGTGCGCTACGACGGCGAGTGGTACTTCCCGGTGTTCAAGCGCTACGCGGAAACCACCTTCGGCGGCGAATTCCCGCTGGAAGCCAACTACAAGAGCCCGTACATCAAGGAGCTGCTGGCGGCCAAAGACGGCTGGACGCTGTGGGCGCCGATTCCGTTCAGCTACCAGAGCATCAACTACGACCTGAAAGTCCCCGCCCCGGCCCCGCCTTCGCGCGAGAACCTGCTGGGCACCGACGATCAGGGCCGTGACGTGCTGGCGCGGGTGATCTACGGCTTCCGCGTGTCGGTGCTGTTCGCCCTGACGCTGACCATCCTCAGCTCGATCATCGGCGTGATCGCCGGGGCGCTACAGGGTTTCTACGGCGGCTGGGTGGACTTGATCGGCCAGCGCTTTCTGGAAATCTGGTCCGGGCTGCCGGTGTTGTATCTGCTGATCATCCTCGCCAGCTTCGTCCAGCCCAACTTCTGGTGGCTACTCGGGATCATGTTGCTGTTTTCGTGGATGAGCCTGGTGGACGTGGTGCGCGCCGAGTTTCTGCGTGGCCGCAACCTCGAATACGTGCGCGCCGCCCGGGCGCTGGGCATGGAGAACGGCGCGATCATGTTCCGCCACATCCTGCCCAACGCGATGGTGTCGACCATGACCTTCATGCCGTTCATTCTCACTGGCGCGATCGGCACGCTGACCGCGCTGGACTTCCTCGGCTTCGGCCTGCCCGCTGGCTCACCGTCTCTGGGCGAACTGGTCGCGCAGGGCAAATCCAACCTGCAGGCGCCATGGCTGGGCATCAGCGCCTTCGCCGTGCTGGCGATCATGTTGAGCCTGCTGGTGTTTATCGGCGAATCCGCCCGCGACGCATTCGACCCGAGGAAATGA
- a CDS encoding microcin C ABC transporter permease YejB: MLAYILRRLLLIIPTLFGILLINFVIIQAAPGGPVEQMIAKLEGFEGATSRIAGGGAEVSVAGSTYRGAQGLDPALIKEIEHMYGFDKSAPERLWIMVKNYARLDFGDSFFRDAKVIDLIVEKMPVSISLGLWSTLIMYLVSIPLGIAKATRHGSHFDVWTSSAIIVGYAIPAFLFAILLIVVFAGGSYFDWFPLRGLTSSNFDEMSWLGKVGDYFWHLVLPITALVIGNFATMTLLTKNSFLDEIGKQYVITAKAKGLTQHRVLYGHVFRNAMLLVIAGFPSAFIGIFFTGSLLVEVIFSLDGLGLMSFEAAINRDYPVVFGTLFIFTLLGLVVKLIGDLTYTLVDPRIDFDRRDH; this comes from the coding sequence ATGCTGGCCTACATTCTGCGGCGTCTGCTGCTGATCATCCCGACCCTGTTCGGCATCTTGCTGATCAACTTCGTCATCATCCAGGCAGCGCCCGGCGGTCCGGTGGAGCAGATGATTGCCAAGCTCGAAGGCTTCGAAGGCGCCACCAGCCGCATCGCCGGCGGCGGCGCGGAAGTCTCGGTGGCCGGTTCGACCTATCGTGGCGCCCAGGGCCTGGACCCGGCGCTGATCAAGGAAATCGAGCACATGTACGGCTTCGACAAGTCGGCGCCAGAACGCTTGTGGATCATGGTCAAGAACTACGCCCGACTAGACTTCGGTGACAGCTTCTTCCGCGACGCCAAGGTCATCGACCTGATCGTCGAGAAGATGCCGGTGTCGATCTCTCTCGGGCTGTGGAGCACGCTGATCATGTACCTGGTGTCGATCCCCCTGGGGATCGCCAAAGCCACGCGCCACGGCAGCCATTTCGACGTCTGGACCAGCTCGGCAATCATCGTCGGCTACGCCATTCCGGCGTTCCTGTTCGCCATCCTGCTGATCGTGGTGTTCGCCGGCGGCAGTTACTTCGACTGGTTCCCGTTGCGCGGGCTGACGTCGAGCAACTTCGATGAGATGAGCTGGCTGGGCAAGGTGGGCGACTACTTCTGGCACCTGGTGCTGCCGATCACCGCGCTGGTCATCGGCAACTTCGCCACCATGACCCTGCTGACGAAAAACAGCTTTCTCGACGAGATCGGCAAGCAATACGTGATCACCGCCAAGGCCAAGGGCCTGACTCAGCACCGCGTGCTGTACGGCCACGTGTTCCGTAACGCCATGCTGCTGGTGATCGCGGGTTTCCCGTCGGCGTTCATTGGCATCTTCTTCACCGGCTCCCTGCTGGTGGAAGTGATCTTTTCCCTCGACGGCCTTGGCCTGATGAGTTTTGAAGCCGCGATCAACCGCGATTACCCGGTGGTATTCGGGACACTGTTCATCTTCACCCTGCTGGGGCTGGTGGTGAAACTGATTGGTGACCTGACCTATACGCTGGTTGACCCACGCATCGACTTCGACCGCAGGGATCATTGA
- a CDS encoding extracellular solute-binding protein, with product MTALRSLTRAGGLFLSPFVLAPLLLGVTCAAQAAPQHAITLYNEAPKYPADFKHFDYVNPDAPKGGILRSAGFGGFDSLNPFISKGVPADDIGLIYDTLARQGLDEPFTEYGLIAGKIEKAPDNSWVRFYLRPEAKFNDGHPVRAEDVVFSFETLIKDGSPLYRSYYADVDQAVAENPTTVLFKFKHNNNRELPLILGQLPVLPKHWWATRDFSKGNLEIPLGSGPYKVVEVKAGRSVRYERVKDYWGKDLPINKGFYNFDRLSTDYYRDNTVALEALKAGAFDFWQEMAAKNWATAYDVPAVREGRLIKEEIPNGNPQGMQGFIFNLRKPMFQDVRVRQALSLLLDFEWTNKQLFFGSYTRTKSYFDNSDMGATGLPTPAELKILEPLRGKLPESVFTEAFKLPVTDGSGIIREQQRKAFQLLKEAGWKIVGDKMVDADGKPVTIEFLLAQTEFERVLLPYKRNLADIGIDLEIRRVDVSQYITRRRSRDYDMIVGSFPQSSSPGNEQREYWDSSAADKPGSYNVIGLKDPAVDALVNGLINADSRQSLIDHTRALDRALLWGYYVIPNWHIKTWRLAYWDHLGHPGKTPLYDIGTVTWWVKPDAKPAIPVQVAPDAAEPEPAQPETDQPKGTER from the coding sequence ATGACTGCCCTGCGCTCCCTCACCCGCGCCGGCGGCCTGTTTCTGAGTCCGTTCGTGCTGGCCCCGCTGCTGCTGGGCGTGACCTGTGCAGCCCAGGCGGCTCCGCAACACGCCATCACCCTGTACAACGAAGCGCCGAAGTACCCGGCCGACTTCAAGCACTTCGATTACGTGAACCCGGACGCGCCCAAAGGCGGAATCCTGCGCAGCGCCGGTTTTGGCGGCTTCGACAGCCTCAACCCGTTCATCAGCAAAGGCGTGCCCGCCGACGACATCGGCTTGATCTACGACACACTCGCCCGCCAGGGCCTGGACGAGCCGTTCACCGAGTACGGCCTGATCGCCGGCAAAATCGAAAAGGCCCCGGACAACAGCTGGGTGCGTTTCTACCTGCGCCCCGAAGCGAAGTTCAACGACGGCCACCCGGTGCGCGCCGAAGACGTGGTGTTCAGCTTCGAGACCCTGATCAAGGACGGCTCGCCGCTGTACCGCAGTTACTATGCGGACGTGGATCAGGCCGTCGCCGAAAACCCGACCACGGTGCTGTTCAAGTTCAAGCACAACAACAACCGCGAATTGCCGCTGATCCTCGGCCAGTTGCCGGTATTGCCAAAACATTGGTGGGCCACCCGCGACTTCAGCAAGGGCAACCTGGAAATTCCGCTGGGCAGCGGGCCGTACAAGGTGGTCGAGGTCAAGGCCGGCCGCTCGGTGCGCTACGAGCGGGTCAAGGATTACTGGGGCAAGGACCTGCCGATCAACAAGGGCTTCTACAACTTCGACCGGTTGTCCACTGACTACTACCGCGACAACACGGTCGCCCTCGAAGCATTGAAAGCGGGTGCTTTCGACTTCTGGCAGGAAATGGCGGCGAAGAACTGGGCCACGGCCTACGACGTACCGGCGGTCAGAGAAGGCCGTCTGATCAAGGAAGAAATTCCCAACGGCAACCCTCAGGGCATGCAGGGCTTTATCTTCAACCTGCGCAAGCCGATGTTCCAGGACGTGCGCGTGCGCCAGGCCCTCAGCCTGTTGCTCGACTTCGAGTGGACCAACAAGCAGCTGTTCTTCGGCAGCTACACCCGCACCAAAAGCTATTTCGACAACTCCGACATGGGCGCCACAGGCCTGCCGACGCCTGCCGAGCTGAAGATTCTCGAGCCCTTGCGCGGCAAGCTGCCGGAATCGGTGTTCACCGAGGCGTTCAAGCTGCCGGTCACCGATGGCAGCGGCATCATCCGCGAGCAGCAGCGCAAGGCGTTTCAGTTGCTCAAGGAGGCTGGCTGGAAAATCGTCGGTGACAAGATGGTCGACGCCGACGGCAAGCCGGTCACCATCGAGTTCCTCCTCGCCCAAACCGAGTTCGAGCGTGTGCTGCTGCCGTACAAACGCAACCTGGCCGACATCGGCATCGACCTGGAAATCCGCCGGGTCGACGTTTCGCAGTACATCACCCGCCGCCGCTCACGGGACTACGACATGATCGTCGGCAGCTTCCCGCAATCGAGCTCGCCGGGTAACGAGCAGCGCGAATACTGGGATTCCTCCGCCGCCGACAAGCCGGGCAGCTACAACGTGATCGGCCTCAAGGACCCGGCGGTCGACGCGCTGGTCAACGGCCTGATCAACGCCGACTCGCGCCAGAGCCTGATCGACCACACCCGCGCCCTCGACCGTGCGCTGCTGTGGGGCTACTACGTGATCCCGAACTGGCACATCAAGACCTGGCGCTTGGCGTACTGGGATCACCTGGGTCACCCGGGCAAAACCCCGCTCTACGACATCGGCACCGTGACCTGGTGGGTCAAACCCGACGCGAAGCCGGCGATTCCCGTCCAGGTCGCGCCGGACGCCGCCGAGCCTGAACCAGCCCAGCCTGAAACCGACCAGCCAAAAGGCACGGAGCGATAA
- a CDS encoding extracellular solute-binding protein, whose protein sequence is MIRHLLLTFSLVLSTTAAATISESHGYAQFGVLKYPASFTHFDWVNPEAPKAGTLRIMANGTFDTLNPYTFKGSSPISTANFGQYGVSELNEPLMVGTGQYDPSGDEPTSSYGLIAKTVEYSDDRSWVVFNLRPEARFHDGKRITAYDVAFSYRTLLKDGHPQYRTALQEVQRVDILNRHRIRFVFKRAGNPLLILRLGELPVLPQHYWKNRDFKATSFEPPLGSGPYRITQVRPGRSLVFERVKDYWGKDLPVNRGKYNFNRVEVEFYRDADVAFEAFKAGEFDIYIEHQAKNWLTGYDFPAVTEGKVIKAQIPHQIPTQTQGLFMNTRRGAFADIRVREALGLMFNFEWTNRTLFNDAYMRSTSYYPNSEFTSSGLPAGREFLMLAPYREQLPARLFTQPFAVSKTDGGGVPRDSIRKALGLLADAGWTFTERGLTNRAGQPLRFEILLVNPNLERILQPYIEDLTRIGVDAHLRTVDRAQYKQRLDQFDFDMILMTLNQTLSPGLEQWQYFHSSQANIKGSKNYAGVANPVVDNLLNQLLAAKTRDDQVAATRALDRVLLWQHYMIPNWYLNNHRLAYRNRFAMVTTPPYTLGLRAWWLKPSEKTQ, encoded by the coding sequence TTGATACGTCACCTGCTGCTGACTTTCAGCCTGGTCTTGAGCACGACAGCCGCCGCGACCATCAGCGAAAGCCATGGTTACGCACAATTCGGCGTCCTCAAGTACCCTGCCAGTTTCACGCATTTCGACTGGGTCAATCCTGAGGCGCCGAAAGCTGGCACCCTGCGAATCATGGCCAACGGCACGTTCGACACCCTCAACCCCTACACCTTCAAGGGCAGCAGCCCGATTTCGACGGCCAACTTCGGCCAATACGGCGTCAGCGAACTCAACGAACCGCTGATGGTCGGCACAGGCCAATACGACCCGTCCGGCGATGAACCCACCTCCAGCTATGGCCTGATCGCCAAGACCGTCGAGTACAGCGACGACCGCAGCTGGGTGGTGTTCAACCTGCGCCCCGAAGCGCGCTTTCACGACGGCAAGCGGATTACCGCCTACGACGTGGCGTTTTCCTACCGGACGCTGTTGAAGGACGGCCACCCGCAGTACCGCACCGCGCTTCAGGAAGTGCAGCGGGTGGACATCCTCAACCGCCACCGCATTCGTTTTGTGTTCAAGCGCGCCGGCAACCCATTATTGATTTTGCGCCTCGGCGAGCTGCCGGTTCTGCCACAGCATTACTGGAAGAACCGCGACTTCAAGGCCACCTCCTTCGAGCCCCCGCTGGGCAGCGGCCCCTATCGCATCACCCAGGTGCGGCCGGGGCGCAGTCTGGTGTTCGAGCGCGTGAAGGATTATTGGGGCAAGGACCTGCCGGTCAACCGCGGCAAGTACAACTTCAATCGGGTGGAAGTGGAGTTCTACCGCGACGCCGACGTGGCGTTCGAAGCGTTCAAGGCGGGCGAGTTCGACATCTACATTGAGCATCAGGCGAAAAACTGGCTCACCGGCTATGACTTTCCGGCGGTAACCGAGGGCAAGGTGATCAAGGCGCAGATCCCGCACCAGATCCCCACGCAGACCCAAGGGCTGTTCATGAACACCCGCCGCGGCGCGTTCGCCGACATCCGCGTGCGCGAGGCCCTGGGGCTGATGTTCAACTTCGAATGGACCAACCGCACGCTGTTCAACGACGCCTACATGCGCTCGACCAGCTACTACCCCAACAGCGAATTCACCTCCAGCGGACTGCCCGCCGGCCGAGAATTCCTCATGCTCGCGCCCTACCGCGAACAACTGCCGGCCAGGCTGTTCACCCAGCCCTTCGCCGTGTCAAAAACCGACGGCGGCGGCGTGCCCCGGGATTCCATTCGCAAGGCGCTGGGGCTGCTGGCCGACGCAGGCTGGACGTTCACCGAGCGCGGCTTGACCAACCGCGCGGGCCAGCCGTTGCGTTTCGAAATACTTCTGGTCAATCCCAATCTAGAACGAATCCTGCAGCCTTACATCGAAGACCTCACGCGGATCGGCGTCGACGCCCACCTGCGCACCGTCGACCGCGCCCAGTACAAACAGCGGCTGGACCAGTTCGATTTCGACATGATTCTGATGACCCTGAACCAGACCCTCAGTCCGGGGCTGGAGCAATGGCAGTATTTCCATTCCAGCCAGGCCAACATCAAAGGCAGCAAAAATTACGCGGGTGTTGCCAACCCGGTGGTCGACAACCTGCTCAACCAGTTGCTGGCGGCAAAAACCCGGGATGACCAGGTGGCGGCCACCCGCGCCCTGGATCGCGTGTTGCTGTGGCAGCACTACATGATCCCCAACTGGTACCTCAATAATCATCGTCTGGCGTACCGCAACCGGTTCGCCATGGTCACCACCCCGCCCTATACCCTGGGCCTGCGTGCGTGGTGGCTCAAGCCTTCGGAGAAAACCCAATGA
- a CDS encoding LysM peptidoglycan-binding domain-containing protein codes for MARKPVPLAPPHDVWERMRQGFQLQDGNDQNPRIDQQRLWYANNPSFLETAGNRGSLYMHYIVERLEERNMPLELALLPVIESAYNPMALSRSDAAGIWQFIPSTGRYFNLRQTNFYDGRRDITASTTAALDYLTKLHDMFNGDWLLALAAYNAGEGTVSRAIERNDKLNLPTDYWNLPLPQETRDYVPKLLALSQVVMSPDAYGVNLSPIDNKPYFQVVELNQRMDLSKVAAMANIDEDELVQLNPAFKKRLTIDGPQHLLVPTSKSQLLTTNLSNMKPEELVDWQQYRVRPGDSLASIASRYKVSTSTLKDINKLSGNQVKRGQALTIPVQPGMQFAMPVFEEVAEVDEKPARTRSYRVKKGDNLVQIARINRVDVKDLQHWNKLSGQNLKVGQTLVMQDNSKLAKASSRAVAKADNSARGEDAGKKSMQYKIQKGDSMYLVAKRFNVEMQHLKRWNPRSGQALKPGQTLTVYLPH; via the coding sequence ATTGCGCGCAAACCTGTGCCGCTGGCCCCGCCCCACGATGTCTGGGAGCGAATGCGTCAGGGTTTCCAGCTGCAGGACGGCAACGACCAGAACCCACGTATCGATCAACAGCGTCTCTGGTACGCCAACAATCCGTCGTTCCTCGAAACGGCCGGTAACCGTGGCAGCCTGTACATGCACTACATCGTCGAGCGACTGGAAGAGCGCAATATGCCCCTCGAACTGGCGCTGCTGCCGGTGATCGAGAGCGCATACAACCCGATGGCCTTGTCACGCAGCGATGCGGCGGGGATCTGGCAGTTCATTCCATCCACCGGCCGCTACTTCAACCTGCGTCAGACCAATTTCTACGACGGCCGTCGGGACATCACGGCGTCCACCACGGCAGCGCTGGACTACCTGACCAAGCTGCACGACATGTTCAACGGCGACTGGCTGCTGGCCCTGGCGGCCTATAACGCCGGCGAAGGCACAGTCAGCCGCGCCATCGAGCGCAACGACAAGCTCAACCTGCCCACCGATTACTGGAACCTGCCGCTGCCACAGGAAACCCGCGACTACGTGCCCAAGCTGCTGGCGCTGTCCCAGGTGGTCATGTCGCCGGATGCTTACGGCGTCAACCTCAGCCCGATCGACAACAAGCCGTACTTTCAGGTGGTCGAGCTGAATCAGCGCATGGACCTGTCGAAGGTCGCCGCCATGGCGAACATCGATGAAGACGAGCTGGTGCAGCTCAACCCGGCGTTCAAGAAGCGCCTGACCATCGACGGCCCGCAACACCTGCTGGTGCCAACCTCGAAATCCCAGTTGCTGACCACCAACCTGTCGAACATGAAGCCTGAAGAGCTAGTCGACTGGCAGCAGTACCGCGTGCGTCCGGGCGACAGCCTGGCCAGCATCGCCAGCCGCTACAAGGTGTCGACCAGCACGCTCAAGGACATCAACAAGCTGTCCGGCAACCAGGTGAAACGCGGCCAGGCGCTGACGATTCCGGTACAACCGGGCATGCAATTTGCGATGCCAGTGTTCGAAGAAGTCGCCGAGGTGGACGAGAAGCCCGCGCGCACCCGCAGCTACAGGGTGAAGAAGGGCGACAACCTAGTGCAGATCGCGCGCATCAACAGGGTAGACGTCAAGGATTTGCAGCACTGGAACAAGCTGTCCGGCCAGAACCTTAAGGTCGGCCAGACGCTGGTCATGCAGGACAACAGCAAACTGGCGAAAGCCAGCTCCCGCGCCGTGGCCAAGGCCGACAACAGCGCCAGGGGCGAAGACGCCGGCAAGAAATCGATGCAGTACAAGATCCAGAAAGGCGATTCGATGTACCTCGTCGCCAAGCGCTTCAACGTCGAAATGCAGCACCTCAAGCGCTGGAACCCGCGCAGCGGCCAGGCCCTCAAGCCAGGGCAGACGTTGACGGTGTACCTGCCGCATTGA
- the gloB gene encoding hydroxyacylglutathione hydrolase → MIQVDALPAFSDNYIWLLQDNAAKCCAVVDPGDAAPVIAWLERNPDWRLTDILITHHHADHTGGVAQLKTLTGAKVYGPANENIPARDVALSDNDQLTVLGLTCVVHAVPGHTLGHIAFYHADAEQPLLFCGDTLFAAGCGRLFEGTPQQMHHSLSRLAELPDSTLVYCAHEYTLSNLRFAVAVEPDNADVLQRFEQVTQWRAQNRISVPSTLALERKTNPFLRAAVISVKQKADERSGTLNVTPTEVFAVLRAWKDKF, encoded by the coding sequence ATGATACAGGTCGATGCCCTGCCCGCTTTCAGCGATAACTACATCTGGTTGTTACAAGACAATGCCGCCAAGTGCTGCGCCGTGGTTGACCCGGGCGACGCCGCTCCGGTCATTGCCTGGCTTGAGCGCAACCCGGACTGGCGCCTGACCGACATACTCATCACTCACCACCACGCCGACCACACCGGCGGCGTCGCGCAACTCAAAACGCTCACCGGCGCCAAGGTGTACGGCCCGGCCAACGAGAACATTCCGGCGCGGGACGTGGCCCTGTCCGACAACGATCAGCTCACCGTACTCGGCCTGACATGTGTCGTCCATGCGGTTCCCGGCCACACCCTGGGCCACATCGCCTTTTACCATGCCGACGCAGAACAGCCGCTGCTGTTCTGCGGCGACACACTGTTCGCCGCCGGTTGCGGCCGCTTGTTCGAAGGCACCCCGCAGCAGATGCACCATTCCCTCAGCCGACTCGCCGAGCTGCCCGACAGCACCCTCGTCTACTGCGCCCACGAATACACCCTGAGCAATCTGCGCTTTGCTGTCGCGGTCGAGCCGGACAACGCCGACGTGCTGCAACGTTTCGAGCAAGTAACGCAATGGCGTGCGCAAAATCGCATCAGCGTGCCGTCGACACTGGCACTGGAGCGCAAAACCAATCCGTTTCTGCGCGCCGCCGTCATCTCCGTGAAACAAAAAGCAGACGAACGGAGCGGAACCCTCAACGTAACGCCCACAGAGGTCTTTGCCGTGCTGCGGGCATGGAAAGATAAGTTCTAA
- a CDS encoding class I SAM-dependent methyltransferase, whose product MTDEAFAQADPEWLELISAARDWLSGPLGQLLLEEESRVLEQELERFFGGYLVHYGPSAQTPPAAKQVQRNVRLGAPLPGVEIVCEEQAWPLSEHAADVVVMQHGLDFCLSPHGLLREAASSVRPGGHLVIVGINPWSTWGIRHFFANDALRRARCISPSRVGDWLNLLGFALEKRRFGCYRPPLASPKWQARLAGLERLGDGWQSPGGGFYLLIARKMSVGLRPVRMPRREPMGKLLPLPMAKVNRRTPEP is encoded by the coding sequence ATGACCGATGAAGCGTTCGCCCAGGCCGATCCCGAGTGGCTTGAGCTGATCAGCGCCGCCCGCGACTGGCTGTCCGGGCCCCTGGGGCAGTTGTTGCTGGAAGAAGAAAGCCGCGTGCTGGAGCAAGAGCTCGAGCGTTTTTTCGGCGGCTATCTGGTGCATTACGGTCCGTCCGCGCAAACCCCGCCGGCCGCAAAGCAGGTGCAGCGCAACGTACGGCTCGGCGCACCGTTGCCGGGTGTCGAGATTGTCTGCGAAGAGCAGGCCTGGCCGTTGAGCGAGCACGCCGCCGATGTGGTGGTCATGCAGCATGGCCTGGATTTCTGCCTGTCGCCCCACGGCCTGTTGCGCGAAGCCGCCAGCAGCGTGCGGCCCGGCGGGCACCTGGTGATCGTCGGCATCAACCCCTGGAGCACTTGGGGCATTCGTCATTTTTTCGCCAACGACGCCCTGCGCAGGGCGCGTTGCATCTCGCCTTCGCGGGTTGGTGACTGGCTCAACCTGCTGGGCTTCGCGCTGGAGAAACGCCGCTTCGGGTGCTATCGTCCGCCGCTTGCTTCGCCCAAGTGGCAGGCCCGTCTGGCCGGACTCGAACGTCTCGGCGATGGCTGGCAAAGTCCCGGCGGCGGCTTCTATCTATTGATCGCACGCAAAATGAGCGTAGGGCTGCGACCTGTGCGCATGCCGCGCCGCGAGCCGATGGGCAAATTGCTGCCGCTGCCGATGGCCAAGGTCAATCGGCGCACGCCCGAGCCTTGA